The genomic DNA TTTGTAATGCATTTCAGAAAATGCACTCTTCAATTGTGTAGTAATTTGAGGATGTTAATCGTGTCAGAAAGTTGAGTTACTTTGCATTGTTACCAACTTGTCAACCTGCCAGCGTACTGATTTTTTTAAGTTTTCGCCTTTTCTTTTAAGACCAGTCTGATGGCTGAGCTGACATCCAGGTCGGGTTCTTTTTCAAGAACCTGATTGATTACGGGGGTGACTTCAGCCTGGGTATAGCCAAGGGCCAAAAGGGCGGCCAAAACATCGTCATAAACAGAGGACGATTGACATTGGTCTTTATGTTCATATTCTGGAGTTGGGGGAATAAACTTTAATTTGTCCTTGAGATCAAGAAGAATCCTGCGGGCTGATTTTAGCCCTATGCCTGGCACTGCAACCAAAGCCTTTTCATCCTCCCTGGCCACAAGCTGGCTTAACTGGGTTGGGGTAAAGCAGTTAAGCACGGCCAGGGCCAGTTTAGGCCCGAGTTTTGGAATACCCAGAAGAACAGAGAATGTCTCTCTTTCCTCCCAGGTGAAAAAGCCATATAAATCCAGGGTATCTTCACGCACAACAGTATAAATGTAAATCTCAAGCTCCTGGCCGGATTCTGGCAGGTCTTGCATCCCTCTGCCCGATAAAAAGACCTCGTAACCTACTCCGCCTGCAGTAGCAATTAAACAGGACTTTTGCCCTTTGAAAATAAGTTTCCCTCTTAGATAGGCTATCATAAAATTTGAGTGTTAAAGTTAAAGTGCATGGCAGCCCGTTATGCGAGACAGCTTACGGTGATTTAAATGGGTTATGGCTACCGCCAAGGCGTCGCTGGCGTCTTTGGCCCAATGAGGTTTGCAATTTAGAAGCTGTCCAACCATGAAAGCTACCTGGTTTTTATCAGCCCGGCCACCCCCGACCAGAGATTTTTTTATCATTGTAGGCTCATATGAAGAAACCGGCAAATGTTTATGGGCACAGGCCACCAGAATTGCCCCGCGGGCTTGTCCCAGCTTTAAAGCCGCACTAGAATTATAAGCTGTAAAAACATCTTCTACCGCAGCTTCATCAGGACTATATTTATCAATTAAAGCGACCAATTTGGTAAAAATATCACCCAGACGCTGGGCGAGATCCTTATTCGGATGTGGGCGGATGGTCCCTGCATCCACTAAAATAAGCTGTCCGGACTTTTCTCCTACAAAACCATATCCTGTACACCTGGAGCCGGGATCGAGGCCCAGAACCAGAATGTCGGTTTTTTTGCTCAATGTTCTATGTTCCCCGTTTTTCCGTTCTCTCGCTTTCACATTATTATATTAACTTTCCAATTCTTTTAACAGTTCGTCAGGAAGTTCGAAATTGGCATAAACATTTTGTACATCATCATGATCATCCAGGGCTTCATAGAGCTTCAAAAGCTTTTTCCCGGTTTCCACATCCACACTGACTGTGTTCTGGGCGACTTGAGTAAGCTCAGCCTCTGTATACTCAATCCCTGCCTGTGCATAAGCCTCTTTCACAGCATTGAAATCTTCCGGGGCACACCGGACCTGCCATACCTCGCCATCATCAATCACGTCCTCTACCCCTGCTTCCAGACCAACTTCAAGCAGTTGATCCTCGTTATATTTGTCTTTCTCAAAGGAGAGCACTCCTTTTTTTTCAAACATCCAGGCTACACATCCAGATTCACCCATGGAACCACCATTTTTACTCAAAATATGCCTTACTTCAGCCACTGTTCTGTTTTTATTGTCCGTGGCCGCGTGAATAAGCAGTGCGACTCCGCCCGGACCATAACCCTCATAGATTACTTCTTCGATGTTTTCAGCGGCCAGTTCGCCAGTGCCTTTTTTAATGGCTGTTTCAATCTTGTCCTTGGGCAAATTTACGCTTTTGGCCTGCTCAATGGCTGCCCTAAGGCGAGGATTGGCCTCAGGATCGCCTCCGCCCATTTTGGCCGCCAGCATCAATTCTTTAGTCACTTTGGTAAAAATTTTCCCCCGCTTGGCATCCTGTCTGCCTTTACGGTGCTGAATATTATGCCATTTACTATGTCCTGCCATTTTATCCTCCTTATGATCATGGTTGAATGGTTGAGTAGTTGAATGAGCACCTTGTTTTGCCAATAACAGTTGTAAGAGAACAGCTTTGAGAAGCCAAAAGAGGTCTTCTCATTCAATAATTCAACTGATCCAACCGGTTAAAGTCATTTATGACTTTTTATACCCAAGTCCCACTAAAAACATTTCTTTGCTCTCAGACCTGGAGCTTTTGGGTTTAAATTGTTTAACCTTTGTAAATGATTTCCTCATCTCCTGGACCAGGTTTGGTACATCAGGCCCTAAAAATATTTTAACCACAAAATGTCCTTTTGCTTTAAGCCAGTTGCGGGCTAGACTCAAAGCCTGTTCAGCCAGGTTATAGGATCTGGCCTGATCTGTAAATTTGATTCCTGTAGTCTTGGGAGCCATGTCGCTGATGATCAGATCAAATGGAGCATATTGCTCTAGAACCTCTTGTAAATGCGTATCAGAGGTAAATACATCTGCCTGGACAAAACTTACCTGTTCTGGAAAAGTTGTTCCAGGGGGATTTAAGTCAACAGCCACTACATGTCCCTTAGGCCCTACCTTTTGGGCAGCATACAGGGACCAGGAACCAGGAGAGGCACCCAGGTCGAGAACTTTCTGTCCAGGCGAAAAAAGTTTAAAGGCTTTATCCATTTCTTTCAGTTTATAAACTGACCTGGCCGGATAGTTCTCTTTTTTGGCCTTTTTAAAATAAAAGTCGCGGTACTTCTTCATTAACTTTTAGAGGTAAGGGGTAAAAGGGATAAGAAGGGGTAAGAAAAAATATTCTCAATCCTTATCCCTGAATTCTTAAAGAAATCAACAATGCGTTCATCAAAAGCAATAAACTCAAGCTCAAGAGCTGTAAAGGTCAAAACAGAGCTTGGTCAATTAAAGACTCTGGGCAGAGGACCAATGTTTTTCAAATGCATCAAAAAAGGTCAGTTGGACCTCTTTTTGGGGCTGGGGCCGGATCCTGAAATAGCTGTCGAGCTTGCCCGGAATAAACAGGCGTTTTA from Desulfovulcanus ferrireducens includes the following:
- the ruvA gene encoding Holliday junction branch migration protein RuvA, producing the protein MIAYLRGKLIFKGQKSCLIATAGGVGYEVFLSGRGMQDLPESGQELEIYIYTVVREDTLDLYGFFTWEERETFSVLLGIPKLGPKLALAVLNCFTPTQLSQLVAREDEKALVAVPGIGLKSARRILLDLKDKLKFIPPTPEYEHKDQCQSSSVYDDVLAALLALGYTQAEVTPVINQVLEKEPDLDVSSAIRLVLKEKAKT
- the ruvC gene encoding crossover junction endodeoxyribonuclease RuvC, with protein sequence MSKKTDILVLGLDPGSRCTGYGFVGEKSGQLILVDAGTIRPHPNKDLAQRLGDIFTKLVALIDKYSPDEAAVEDVFTAYNSSAALKLGQARGAILVACAHKHLPVSSYEPTMIKKSLVGGGRADKNQVAFMVGQLLNCKPHWAKDASDALAVAITHLNHRKLSRITGCHAL
- a CDS encoding YebC/PmpR family DNA-binding transcriptional regulator; this translates as MAGHSKWHNIQHRKGRQDAKRGKIFTKVTKELMLAAKMGGGDPEANPRLRAAIEQAKSVNLPKDKIETAIKKGTGELAAENIEEVIYEGYGPGGVALLIHAATDNKNRTVAEVRHILSKNGGSMGESGCVAWMFEKKGVLSFEKDKYNEDQLLEVGLEAGVEDVIDDGEVWQVRCAPEDFNAVKEAYAQAGIEYTEAELTQVAQNTVSVDVETGKKLLKLYEALDDHDDVQNVYANFELPDELLKELES
- a CDS encoding RlmE family RNA methyltransferase → MKKYRDFYFKKAKKENYPARSVYKLKEMDKAFKLFSPGQKVLDLGASPGSWSLYAAQKVGPKGHVVAVDLNPPGTTFPEQVSFVQADVFTSDTHLQEVLEQYAPFDLIISDMAPKTTGIKFTDQARSYNLAEQALSLARNWLKAKGHFVVKIFLGPDVPNLVQEMRKSFTKVKQFKPKSSRSESKEMFLVGLGYKKS